One window of the Syntrophorhabdaceae bacterium genome contains the following:
- a CDS encoding TRAP transporter large permease — protein MSELTTGCVALVALIALFFTGLELPFCMILVGFAGFTYLVDFRGATHMMAKDMYDVFVSYGYTVFPLFIFMGQIAFASGIAKRLYDCAYRFIGHIPGGLAMATVGGATAFKALCGSAVATAATFSSVAIPEMDRYGYSKTLSTGLVAIVGTLGCLIPPTVFLIIYGLLTEQSIGVLFLAGIVPGLGIALLFVLTIYGWAKINPSLAPAGERSTWKQRMASLPEVVVVLAVFMLMIVGLLRGFFTPTEAGSVGTMVVLLMVIMRKQLSFSGYVKAIGDAMRTACMILLLIAGSSVLGHFITITNIPQLMADWATNLPVNRNIVMIIICFVYLVGGSFIDDL, from the coding sequence ATGAGTGAGCTTACGACCGGATGCGTCGCACTGGTGGCGTTGATCGCTTTGTTCTTCACGGGGCTCGAGCTCCCTTTCTGTATGATTCTGGTAGGCTTCGCCGGATTCACGTATCTTGTGGATTTCAGGGGAGCTACGCACATGATGGCGAAGGACATGTACGATGTCTTTGTCTCGTACGGGTACACGGTTTTCCCTCTTTTCATCTTCATGGGCCAGATCGCCTTCGCCTCGGGCATAGCGAAGAGGCTGTACGACTGCGCCTACCGGTTCATCGGCCACATTCCAGGCGGCCTTGCGATGGCCACCGTGGGCGGGGCAACGGCATTCAAAGCCCTTTGCGGATCGGCAGTGGCGACCGCAGCAACCTTCAGCAGCGTTGCTATTCCCGAAATGGACCGGTATGGTTACAGCAAGACCCTCTCTACAGGCCTCGTGGCGATCGTAGGGACGCTCGGCTGCCTGATCCCGCCCACCGTTTTCTTGATCATCTACGGCCTTCTTACTGAGCAATCGATAGGGGTGTTGTTCCTGGCGGGTATCGTTCCCGGGCTTGGAATCGCGCTCCTGTTTGTGCTGACAATTTACGGATGGGCCAAGATCAACCCTTCCCTCGCTCCGGCCGGCGAAAGGTCTACCTGGAAACAGAGGATGGCTTCCCTGCCCGAGGTAGTGGTGGTGCTCGCGGTGTTCATGCTGATGATTGTTGGGCTGCTGAGGGGATTTTTTACCCCGACGGAAGCGGGTAGCGTGGGCACCATGGTAGTTCTTCTTATGGTAATAATGAGAAAACAGTTGAGCTTCAGCGGATACGTGAAGGCGATCGGGGATGCGATGCGCACTGCGTGCATGATCCTGCTGCTGATCGCAGGATCATCCGTCCTGGGCCATTTTATAACCATCACTAATATCCCACAGCTCATGGCAGACTGGGCTACAAATCTTCCTGTCAACAGGAATATCGTCATGATTATTATCTGCTTCGTGTATCTCGTCGGTGGATCTTTCATCGACGACCT
- a CDS encoding TRAP transporter small permease, with amino-acid sequence MRALLAGVLKVNQFMQGIAAVSLTFMMLLTTVDVVLRLFGKPIPGAVEIIAICGGIVIGFTVPISFWMRGHIAVDFMLNRLAGPVKNLVNVITRCVGIFLCLLISWNSLKIGTGMRKAAEVSGTLELPLYPVEYALAFCFLMLAIVFLCDILKIFGGTYE; translated from the coding sequence ATGAGAGCTTTGCTTGCCGGCGTGCTGAAGGTCAACCAGTTCATGCAGGGTATAGCCGCTGTCTCGTTGACGTTCATGATGCTTCTCACCACGGTGGATGTCGTACTGAGGCTGTTCGGCAAGCCCATCCCAGGCGCTGTGGAGATCATTGCAATCTGTGGCGGTATCGTCATTGGATTCACAGTACCGATCTCGTTCTGGATGCGCGGCCATATCGCCGTGGACTTTATGCTGAACCGCCTCGCAGGACCGGTAAAGAATCTGGTGAATGTCATCACCCGGTGCGTCGGCATCTTCTTGTGTCTCCTGATTAGCTGGAATTCTCTGAAGATAGGCACGGGTATGCGGAAGGCGGCGGAGGTGTCCGGGACTCTCGAACTGCCTCTCTATCCGGTCGAATATGCCTTGGCGTTTTGCTTCCTGATGCTTGCCATTGTTTTCCTCTGCGACATCCTCAAGATTTTCGGGGGTACCTATGAGTGA